A single genomic interval of Rhodothermales bacterium harbors:
- a CDS encoding tyrosine-type recombinase/integrase gives MSDRTSDLTVQHPDRAVGPLAREAQEARRYAAQARSDSTRRAYRADWSDFTRWCDERAVSALPATADTVTLYIVSRAGSAADGGPGLKVSTLTRRLAAISQAHKLAGHPSPTSRQNEPLHSVWRGLVREKGVAPAKVAPTLTPDIAAMVGAIATGVDDAGDASAAADALRGKRDRALLLIGFAGALRRSELAAVRVADVTVGADGLRLVIPKSKTDQERAGQVIGLAYGAHAATCPVRAYRSWVHAASNALGCPLTGPVFRGVGRWGTLAGDAIAPRTVARVVKARAAAAGLDPALYSGHSLRAGFATQAARSGKADRSIMKQTRHKSVQTLNEYVRDGRLFDDNPSDGLGL, from the coding sequence ATGTCCGACCGCACTTCCGACCTCACTGTCCAGCATCCCGACCGTGCCGTAGGGCCGCTCGCAAGAGAGGCTCAGGAGGCGCGGCGGTATGCTGCCCAAGCCCGCTCCGATAGCACGCGCCGGGCGTACCGCGCCGATTGGTCCGACTTCACGCGCTGGTGCGACGAGCGCGCGGTGTCTGCGTTGCCGGCGACGGCGGACACCGTGACCTTGTATATAGTGTCGCGCGCTGGGTCGGCCGCGGACGGCGGCCCGGGACTCAAGGTTTCCACGCTGACGCGGCGGCTCGCGGCCATCAGCCAGGCGCACAAGCTGGCGGGGCATCCGAGTCCCACCAGCCGCCAGAACGAGCCGCTCCACTCGGTGTGGCGGGGCCTCGTCCGCGAGAAGGGTGTCGCCCCCGCGAAAGTGGCCCCCACGCTAACGCCCGACATCGCCGCCATGGTCGGCGCGATCGCCACGGGGGTCGACGACGCGGGGGACGCATCGGCAGCGGCGGACGCGCTACGTGGGAAGCGCGACCGCGCCCTCTTGCTCATCGGCTTCGCTGGGGCGCTCCGCCGGAGCGAGCTCGCCGCCGTTCGCGTAGCCGATGTCACCGTCGGCGCCGACGGCCTCCGCCTCGTCATCCCGAAGAGCAAGACCGATCAGGAGCGCGCGGGGCAGGTCATCGGCCTCGCCTACGGCGCGCACGCAGCGACGTGCCCCGTTCGCGCGTACCGGTCGTGGGTCCATGCCGCCAGCAACGCCCTCGGGTGCCCGCTCACGGGGCCGGTCTTCCGAGGCGTCGGGCGGTGGGGCACGCTCGCCGGCGACGCCATCGCGCCGCGCACAGTGGCCCGCGTCGTCAAGGCGCGGGCGGCGGCGGCCGGGCTCGACCCCGCCCTCTACAGCGGGCACTCGCTCCGAGCGGGGTTCGCCACGCAGGCGGCGCGGAGTGGGAAGGCCGACCGCTCGATTATGAAGCAGACGCGGCACAAGAGCGTGCAGACGCTCAACGAGTACGTCCGCGACGGCCGCCTCTTCGACGACAACCCCTCCGATGGCCTCGGCTTGTGA
- a CDS encoding DUF6166 domain-containing protein produces MHNAVNILHGLRPTHPRPALSHPAFRLLVKRPTLVERPTLVADRGTGYELPDADAYARRLAEEAEAWLAHARARSRMGDETLVLKALTALAFSFRHRAHDFAVPSKLAGMSKHQPVLWQMVKDHVGFGTPLEVEEVPTDNSSDNRSRLVVSYEGEELGAVQPKHVPWLRPLIPFGAGIYLVRVTGQERDFTLGCNVAFGRVGGAVAALNHALGTDLGHDLGSDGDGGDGASQTPTGAALVEAQPRPDHGGDGAAGGLRLISSALPVAKPQAASTAHPDDVVLYRALDGTARATVKHVVRHSPSGIEWGYHGSGPADLARSVLLAHTDEATADRIYQAFKAAVVALVPKSGGVIRAADVRAWLAAHGGDAQR; encoded by the coding sequence ATGCACAACGCAGTCAACATACTCCACGGACTCCGCCCCACCCATCCCCGCCCCGCACTTAGTCACCCGGCCTTCCGCCTTCTCGTCAAGCGACCGACGCTTGTCGAGCGACCGACGCTCGTCGCCGACCGCGGAACGGGCTACGAGCTCCCAGACGCCGACGCCTACGCGCGCCGGCTCGCCGAGGAGGCCGAGGCGTGGCTCGCCCACGCCCGCGCCCGCTCGCGGATGGGGGACGAGACCCTCGTGCTGAAGGCGCTCACGGCGCTCGCCTTCAGCTTCCGCCACCGCGCCCACGACTTCGCCGTGCCCTCGAAGCTCGCGGGGATGTCGAAGCACCAGCCCGTGCTCTGGCAGATGGTGAAGGACCACGTCGGATTCGGTACCCCGCTCGAGGTCGAGGAGGTGCCCACGGACAACAGCTCGGACAACCGCTCCCGGCTCGTCGTCTCCTACGAGGGCGAGGAGCTCGGGGCGGTGCAGCCGAAGCACGTCCCGTGGCTGCGGCCGCTCATCCCCTTCGGCGCCGGGATCTACCTCGTCCGCGTGACGGGGCAGGAGCGCGACTTCACGCTCGGCTGCAACGTGGCGTTCGGCCGCGTAGGGGGCGCCGTGGCGGCCTTGAACCACGCGCTCGGTACCGACCTCGGGCACGACCTCGGCAGCGACGGCGACGGCGGCGACGGGGCTTCTCAGACGCCCACAGGAGCCGCTCTCGTCGAGGCCCAACCCCGCCCGGATCACGGTGGGGACGGCGCGGCAGGGGGGCTCCGGCTCATCTCGTCGGCTCTGCCTGTGGCTAAGCCTCAGGCCGCCAGTACTGCCCATCCCGACGACGTCGTGCTCTACCGCGCGCTCGACGGGACGGCACGGGCCACGGTGAAGCACGTCGTCCGCCACAGCCCGAGCGGCATCGAGTGGGGCTACCACGGCTCCGGACCGGCCGACCTCGCCCGGAGCGTGCTCCTCGCCCACACCGACGAGGCCACCGCGGACCGGATCTACCAGGCCTTCAAAGCTGCTGTCGTGGCGCTCGTGCCGAAGAGCGGGGGCGTGATCCGCGCCGCCGACGTCCGGGCATGGCTCGCCGCACACGGCGGGGACGCCCAGCGGTAG
- a CDS encoding JAB domain-containing protein, protein MVQSPADAARLCSEMLDGLDREVFLVVALSTSNRVIGAHAAHQGTVDASIASPREAMKFCLLCNARSFLIAHNHPSGNLEPSKADVAVSKQMKAAGDVVGVRLLDSLVCGFDGRYTSLAERGLI, encoded by the coding sequence ATGGTACAAAGCCCGGCCGACGCCGCGCGGCTGTGCTCGGAGATGCTCGACGGGCTCGACCGCGAGGTCTTCTTGGTCGTCGCGCTCTCGACGTCGAACCGCGTGATCGGGGCGCACGCCGCGCACCAGGGCACCGTGGATGCGTCGATCGCCAGTCCGAGAGAGGCCATGAAGTTCTGTCTCCTCTGCAATGCGAGGTCGTTCCTGATCGCGCACAACCACCCCAGCGGGAATCTGGAGCCGTCGAAGGCCGACGTTGCCGTCTCGAAGCAGATGAAGGCGGCGGGAGACGTCGTAGGCGTCCGGCTCCTCGACAGCCTCGTCTGCGGCTTCGACGGTCGCTACACGTCGCTAGCAGAGCGGGGGCTGATCTAA
- a CDS encoding acyltransferase family protein, which produces MEGLRGIAVLLVVLYHAGVPGFAGGYVGVDVFFVLSGYLITGILAAEVVRTGTVDLRRFYARRARRLLPAMAVLLVAVTAFAFVFYSPLEQGPIADTAVATAGYFSNFHFAAGATDYLAAEAETNPLLHTWSLSVEEQFYFVWPVLVLLALTGVRRRGSGAPSGGAPSAISQRRLIWVMVAVCVVSFALTLYLMGTLRTHWAFFGSPTRAWEFGLGALGAMVPRLTRDASGWRFGSLEEVPAASRWLGWLGLAGILVAGCLYSARTPFPGFAALLPAVATVLALRAGTARTDTSLARALAWRPLQELGRLSYSWYLWHWPVLVFAAGMLGHLPLWQRLAFAAGSLVLAEASYRLVEDPVRHHRFLAERSGRGLALAGMLTAFGVGLALGWGHLAGEAAGSPEQQAYAAAVLDRYGEGAEGCIGGMTETDVIECEFGDESGPVVLLLGDSHADHWLPAMTLAAELEGWHLVTLTHSGCDMVDTREWSDTLGRFHDECSIWRDKTVVRVGELSPALVVVSSAATEDEYADGTWSEPTTAFYRRVAAVSAEAGGRVVHLRDTPRPGFALPACLSRKTWRGDGTEACAFSRESPYAAAIEAQSAAARRVEGVREVDLSEAVCPDEACEPVRDGVVTFRDDNHFTAAFAATLAPALADALGGELGDGPLRGTPVDDAPSAQPVR; this is translated from the coding sequence ATCGAGGGGCTCCGCGGGATCGCCGTCCTCCTCGTCGTGCTCTACCACGCCGGCGTCCCCGGATTCGCCGGCGGCTACGTCGGCGTCGACGTCTTCTTCGTCCTCTCGGGCTACCTCATCACGGGCATCCTCGCCGCCGAGGTCGTGCGAACGGGGACCGTCGACCTCCGGCGGTTCTACGCCCGACGCGCGCGCCGGCTCCTCCCGGCGATGGCCGTGCTCCTCGTCGCGGTGACAGCGTTCGCCTTCGTGTTCTACAGCCCGTTGGAGCAGGGGCCGATCGCGGACACCGCCGTCGCGACGGCCGGCTACTTCTCCAACTTCCACTTCGCCGCCGGCGCCACGGACTACCTCGCGGCCGAGGCCGAGACGAACCCGCTCCTCCACACGTGGTCGCTCTCCGTCGAGGAGCAGTTCTACTTCGTCTGGCCCGTGCTCGTCCTCCTCGCGCTCACCGGCGTCCGACGCAGGGGGTCGGGAGCGCCGTCCGGAGGAGCGCCGAGTGCGATCAGCCAGCGCCGATTGATCTGGGTTATGGTGGCCGTGTGCGTGGTCTCGTTCGCCCTCACGCTCTACCTCATGGGCACGCTCCGCACGCACTGGGCCTTCTTCGGCTCGCCCACGCGGGCGTGGGAGTTCGGCCTCGGCGCCCTCGGTGCGATGGTGCCCCGGCTCACGCGGGACGCTAGCGGGTGGCGGTTCGGCTCGCTCGAGGAGGTACCGGCGGCCTCGCGCTGGCTCGGATGGCTCGGGCTCGCTGGCATCCTCGTGGCCGGGTGCCTCTACTCCGCCCGCACGCCCTTCCCCGGCTTCGCTGCGCTCCTCCCCGCCGTAGCTACCGTGCTCGCGCTGCGTGCCGGGACCGCACGTACCGACACGTCGCTGGCGAGGGCACTGGCGTGGCGGCCGTTGCAGGAGCTCGGCCGGCTCTCCTACTCGTGGTACCTCTGGCACTGGCCCGTGCTCGTCTTCGCGGCGGGGATGCTCGGCCACCTCCCGCTGTGGCAGCGGCTCGCGTTCGCGGCGGGCTCGCTCGTGCTCGCCGAGGCGTCGTACCGGCTCGTGGAGGACCCCGTGCGACACCACCGGTTCTTGGCCGAGCGGAGCGGGCGGGGGCTCGCGCTGGCCGGGATGCTCACGGCGTTCGGCGTCGGGCTCGCGCTTGGCTGGGGGCACCTCGCTGGGGAAGCGGCGGGCTCCCCAGAGCAGCAGGCGTACGCCGCGGCCGTGCTCGATCGCTACGGCGAAGGGGCCGAGGGCTGTATCGGCGGGATGACGGAGACGGACGTCATCGAGTGCGAGTTCGGCGACGAGAGCGGCCCCGTCGTCCTGCTCCTCGGCGACAGCCACGCCGACCACTGGTTACCTGCCATGACGCTGGCAGCGGAGCTCGAGGGGTGGCACCTCGTCACGCTCACCCACTCCGGCTGCGACATGGTCGATACGCGGGAGTGGTCGGACACGCTCGGTCGCTTCCACGACGAGTGCTCTATCTGGCGGGACAAGACGGTCGTGCGCGTGGGCGAGCTCAGCCCCGCCCTCGTCGTCGTCTCCTCCGCAGCCACGGAAGACGAGTACGCGGACGGGACGTGGTCGGAGCCGACGACGGCGTTCTACCGGCGCGTCGCAGCCGTGAGCGCCGAGGCCGGCGGGCGGGTCGTCCACCTCCGCGACACGCCGAGGCCGGGCTTCGCCCTCCCGGCCTGCCTCTCGCGCAAGACCTGGCGAGGCGACGGGACCGAGGCGTGCGCGTTCTCGCGGGAGAGCCCGTACGCCGCCGCTATCGAGGCGCAGTCCGCCGCGGCGCGGCGCGTGGAAGGCGTGCGGGAGGTGGACCTCAGCGAGGCCGTCTGCCCTGACGAAGCATGCGAGCCCGTCCGCGACGGCGTGGTCACGTTCCGCGACGACAACCACTTCACGGCGGCGTTCGCGGCCACGCTCGCGCCAGCGTTGGCCGACGCGCTCGGGGGGGAGCTCGGAGATGGCCCGCTCCGGGGCACGCCCGTCGACGATGCGCCGAGCGCCCAGCCCGTGCGGTGA
- a CDS encoding class I SAM-dependent methyltransferase, with the protein MNRTLKNALKSGLRRLFESGQRLGFDVLPRHFYSEIPDVRLLRQSDHWKSPFSMIGVEGADAEGQLAFVREVCTPELVERVRAGELRRRASEENGETGYGPIEADFLYAFVRSKRPRQIFQIGCGVSTALCLMAAEDAGYTPEIICVDPYPTGYLKRLTREGKVTLIEQKVELVDLDRISALGNDLLFFVDSTHTLGPAGEVSRIILEMLPRLKEGAWAHFHDITFPYDYDRNTLDSALVFPHESVLLHAFLAYNSRFALRASLAMLHYAAPAELATLLPNYRPAGNDEGLETTPGHFPSAAYLQVTS; encoded by the coding sequence TTGAACAGAACCCTGAAGAACGCCCTGAAGTCTGGGCTGCGCCGCCTGTTCGAGAGCGGGCAGCGCCTCGGCTTCGACGTGCTGCCTCGCCACTTCTACTCCGAGATCCCCGACGTCCGGTTGCTCCGGCAGTCCGACCACTGGAAGAGCCCCTTCTCGATGATCGGCGTCGAGGGGGCGGACGCCGAGGGGCAGCTCGCCTTCGTCCGCGAGGTCTGCACGCCAGAGCTCGTCGAGCGGGTGCGGGCGGGGGAGCTGCGCCGCCGGGCCTCCGAGGAGAACGGCGAGACGGGCTACGGGCCTATCGAGGCCGACTTCCTCTACGCCTTCGTCCGCTCGAAGCGGCCGCGGCAGATCTTCCAGATCGGCTGCGGTGTCTCGACGGCCCTCTGCCTGATGGCGGCCGAGGATGCCGGCTACACCCCCGAGATCATCTGCGTCGACCCGTACCCGACGGGGTACCTCAAGCGCCTGACGCGGGAGGGGAAGGTCACGCTCATTGAGCAGAAGGTCGAACTCGTCGACCTCGACCGGATCAGCGCGCTGGGCAACGACCTCCTGTTCTTCGTGGACTCGACGCACACGCTCGGTCCGGCCGGCGAGGTCAGCCGGATCATCCTGGAGATGCTGCCTCGGCTGAAGGAGGGCGCTTGGGCCCACTTCCACGACATCACCTTCCCGTACGACTACGACCGCAACACGCTGGACTCCGCGCTCGTCTTCCCCCACGAGAGCGTGCTTCTGCACGCCTTCCTCGCCTACAACAGCCGGTTCGCCCTCCGCGCCTCGCTCGCGATGCTCCACTACGCTGCGCCCGCCGAGCTCGCGACGCTGCTTCCCAACTACCGGCCGGCCGGCAACGACGAGGGGCTGGAGACCACGCCGGGCCACTTCCCGAGCGCGGCCTACCTGCAGGTGACATCCTGA
- a CDS encoding glycosyltransferase family 4 protein, producing MPDRPSLLFVNQHYWPDFASTGQHLTDLAEHLATEGYDVSVLCSRAKYLAGELDVPAEEVHNGVRIYRVRGTGFGRGSHLGRIADYASFYLKAILRVLRARHHDYLVMLTTPPLLGCVGAVLKQLRGQRYGIWSMDLHPDAEEAVGMITEGSPLSRVLHGLNDFGYRNADFVVDLGAYMKRRLEAKGVRRERLHTIPVWSRKDEVEPLPHEENPLLDEWGLRDKCVVMYSGNAGLAHRFDEVLGAMQALKDHPELFFLFIGSGPRKKEIVAFAESHGIENFRYLDYLPREQLRYSLTAPSAHLLTLRSDMSGIAVPGKLYGIMAAGLPVVMVGPEASEPAQTILDEQIGFVVDYDREGKAATSQLVDNLLRLCDDDGFRAEQGARARAAFLNRYEHEVACAMWERMFERVGKPNDAQEPVEPVAV from the coding sequence ATGCCCGATCGGCCGTCTCTTCTCTTCGTCAACCAGCACTACTGGCCCGACTTCGCCTCGACGGGCCAGCACCTCACGGACCTCGCCGAGCACCTCGCGACCGAGGGTTACGACGTGAGCGTGCTGTGCAGCCGGGCGAAGTACCTCGCCGGCGAGCTCGACGTACCGGCCGAGGAGGTGCACAACGGCGTCCGCATCTACCGCGTCCGTGGGACGGGGTTCGGCCGCGGCTCCCACCTCGGCCGCATCGCCGACTACGCCAGCTTTTACCTCAAAGCGATCCTCCGCGTCCTCCGCGCGCGGCACCACGACTACCTCGTGATGCTGACGACGCCGCCGCTCCTCGGCTGCGTCGGGGCCGTGCTGAAGCAGCTGCGCGGGCAGCGCTACGGGATCTGGTCGATGGACCTCCACCCCGACGCCGAAGAGGCCGTGGGGATGATCACGGAGGGGAGCCCGCTCTCCCGCGTCCTCCACGGGCTCAACGACTTCGGCTATCGCAACGCCGACTTCGTCGTGGACCTCGGCGCGTATATGAAGCGGCGGCTCGAAGCGAAGGGCGTCCGCCGCGAGCGGCTGCACACGATCCCCGTCTGGAGCAGGAAAGACGAGGTGGAGCCGCTGCCCCACGAGGAGAACCCGCTCCTCGACGAGTGGGGGCTCCGCGACAAATGCGTCGTGATGTACTCCGGCAACGCCGGCCTCGCGCACCGCTTCGACGAGGTGCTCGGCGCGATGCAGGCGCTGAAGGATCACCCCGAGCTGTTCTTTCTCTTCATCGGGTCCGGCCCGCGTAAGAAAGAGATCGTCGCCTTCGCCGAGTCGCACGGGATCGAGAATTTCCGCTACCTCGACTACCTCCCGCGCGAGCAGCTCCGCTACTCGCTGACCGCCCCGAGCGCCCACCTCCTCACGTTGCGGAGCGACATGTCCGGGATCGCGGTGCCGGGCAAGCTCTACGGCATCATGGCCGCCGGCCTGCCCGTGGTGATGGTCGGCCCCGAAGCGTCCGAGCCGGCACAGACGATCCTCGACGAGCAGATCGGTTTTGTCGTTGACTATGACCGCGAGGGGAAAGCGGCAACGAGTCAACTTGTCGACAACCTCCTTCGGCTCTGTGACGACGACGGCTTCCGCGCCGAGCAGGGCGCCCGCGCCCGTGCTGCATTCTTGAATCGCTACGAGCATGAGGTAGCGTGCGCGATGTGGGAGCGGATGTTCGAGCGCGTCGGCAAGCCGAACGATGCACAGGAGCCCGTCGAGCCTGTGGCCGTGTAG
- a CDS encoding glycosyltransferase family 2 protein — protein MSISVLILTLNEEANLPRCLDAITWADDVLVVDSFSADRTVEIAEAWGARVLQRRFDNFAGQRNFGLTEGGLRHEWVLHLDADEVVTPKLHDELFRVIGDESKDAYQVPSKMMLHGQWLRHAGMYPTYQVRLGRREALSFVQVGHGQREALLPERIGTLEHPLLHYSFSKGLEDWFERHNRYSTAEARQALEEAAEGRIDWRGLASGNGTRRRRTLKQIAARLPFRPTLRFLYMYFLRLGFLDGAAGYTYCRLLSTYEYMTVVKMKEQRLRAADVSL, from the coding sequence ATGTCTATCTCCGTCCTGATCCTCACCCTCAACGAGGAGGCGAACCTCCCCCGGTGCCTCGATGCAATCACATGGGCCGACGACGTCCTCGTGGTCGACTCGTTCAGCGCGGATCGGACGGTCGAAATCGCCGAGGCGTGGGGTGCGCGCGTGCTGCAGCGCCGCTTCGACAACTTCGCTGGGCAGCGCAACTTTGGCCTCACCGAGGGAGGTCTCCGTCATGAGTGGGTGCTCCACCTCGACGCCGATGAGGTCGTCACGCCGAAGCTACACGACGAGCTGTTCCGAGTGATCGGAGACGAGAGCAAGGATGCCTACCAGGTACCCTCGAAGATGATGCTGCACGGGCAGTGGCTTCGGCATGCTGGGATGTACCCGACCTACCAAGTGCGGCTCGGACGGCGCGAGGCCCTCTCGTTCGTGCAGGTCGGTCACGGGCAGCGCGAGGCGCTGCTGCCCGAGCGCATCGGCACGCTCGAACATCCCCTGCTCCATTACTCCTTCTCGAAGGGACTGGAAGACTGGTTCGAGAGGCACAACCGCTACTCCACGGCCGAGGCGCGCCAGGCGCTCGAGGAGGCGGCCGAAGGCAGAATCGATTGGCGGGGCCTGGCCTCTGGCAACGGTACCCGCCGCCGCCGCACGCTCAAACAGATCGCGGCACGTTTGCCCTTCAGGCCCACCCTGCGGTTTCTCTACATGTACTTTCTTCGCCTCGGTTTCCTCGACGGGGCCGCCGGGTACACGTATTGCCGCCTGCTATCGACGTACGAATACATGACGGTCGTCAAGATGAAAGAGCAGCGACTCCGCGCCGCCGACGTGTCGTTGTAG
- a CDS encoding putative colanic acid biosynthesis acetyltransferase produces MPEPDTLDIQTNRTAKKYSRREMGLRVLWMVGKYLVRFSPRPFFGWRRFVLRLFGATVGPHVHLYNSTQVYMPWNLAVGAWSAIGEDVLIYNLGPVTIGERATISHRAHVCAGTHDYRQSDLPLLKPPITIGSQAWICADAFVGPGITVGEGAIVGAAAVATRDVEPWVIVAGNPAVPVKRREMNDTPVSGASPTPRR; encoded by the coding sequence ATGCCGGAACCCGACACCCTCGATATCCAGACGAACCGAACGGCGAAGAAATACAGCCGGAGAGAGATGGGGCTGCGCGTGTTGTGGATGGTAGGGAAGTACCTCGTCCGGTTTAGCCCGCGTCCCTTCTTCGGGTGGCGGCGGTTCGTGCTCCGACTCTTCGGCGCCACGGTAGGGCCCCACGTCCACCTCTATAATTCCACGCAGGTGTACATGCCGTGGAACCTTGCCGTGGGGGCTTGGAGCGCCATTGGAGAGGACGTGTTGATCTACAACCTCGGTCCGGTCACCATCGGCGAGCGGGCGACGATCTCGCACCGCGCTCACGTCTGCGCCGGTACGCACGATTACCGTCAGTCCGATCTCCCCCTCCTCAAGCCGCCGATCACGATCGGGTCGCAGGCGTGGATCTGTGCCGACGCGTTCGTCGGGCCGGGAATCACCGTGGGCGAGGGGGCCATCGTCGGTGCGGCGGCCGTGGCGACGCGTGACGTCGAGCCCTGGGTGATTGTGGCCGGCAACCCAGCCGTCCCCGTCAAACGCCGCGAGATGAACGATACCCCTGTAAGCGGCGCTTCTCCCACGCCGCGCCGCTAG
- a CDS encoding glycosyltransferase, whose product MRVIHTVSSLRADHGGPSRSVTALCSDLARQDVGVSIVTRQRQPGEPPPVMPASDSANVRFVEPEGGWHAFLPGAGRFGAAIRDTVGGGSGLIHDHGLWLPTNHASARAAARASVPFVVSTRGMLTEWALRFNAGKKRVAWALYQRRDLQSARLFHATAEEEVEDIRRAGLRQPVALIPNGVELPDRAREAPTGMVRKALFLSRVHPKKGLINLVRAWAEVRAEGWELVLAGPDEGGHRAEVEHVIRALGLEGIRWTGEVDDRAKWDLYYGADLFVLPTFSENFGIVVAEALAAGIPAITTRGAPWGILEERGCGWWIDTGVEPLVAALREATSLADERRLAMGQRGRAYVEEELSWAHVAAKMREAYVWVLEGGVRPKAVVVT is encoded by the coding sequence GTGAGGGTGATCCACACCGTTAGTAGTCTTCGCGCTGACCACGGCGGCCCTAGCCGTAGCGTGACGGCCCTCTGTAGCGACCTCGCACGGCAAGACGTGGGCGTCAGTATCGTCACGCGGCAACGGCAGCCCGGGGAGCCCCCACCCGTCATGCCCGCGAGCGACAGCGCGAACGTTCGTTTTGTCGAACCCGAAGGGGGCTGGCACGCCTTCCTGCCGGGGGCGGGGCGGTTCGGTGCCGCCATCCGCGACACCGTGGGAGGGGGGAGTGGGCTCATCCACGACCACGGGCTGTGGCTACCGACGAACCACGCGTCGGCTCGAGCGGCGGCTCGCGCCAGCGTACCCTTCGTAGTCAGCACGCGGGGGATGTTGACAGAGTGGGCACTGCGGTTCAACGCGGGGAAGAAGAGGGTGGCTTGGGCCCTGTATCAGCGCCGCGACCTCCAATCGGCCCGGCTCTTTCACGCGACGGCAGAAGAGGAAGTCGAAGACATCCGACGGGCGGGGTTGCGTCAGCCGGTCGCCCTCATCCCCAACGGCGTCGAACTCCCCGACCGTGCCCGTGAGGCGCCGACGGGCATGGTGCGCAAGGCGCTGTTCCTGTCCCGCGTCCACCCTAAGAAAGGGCTGATCAACCTAGTCCGTGCCTGGGCCGAGGTGCGGGCGGAGGGGTGGGAGCTCGTGCTGGCCGGGCCAGACGAGGGAGGCCACCGCGCCGAGGTTGAGCACGTGATCCGAGCGCTCGGACTGGAAGGGATAAGGTGGACGGGGGAGGTGGACGACCGAGCGAAGTGGGACCTCTACTACGGTGCCGACCTGTTCGTGCTGCCCACCTTCAGCGAGAACTTTGGGATCGTCGTGGCCGAGGCGTTGGCGGCGGGGATACCCGCCATCACAACAAGAGGGGCGCCGTGGGGGATACTGGAGGAGCGCGGTTGTGGGTGGTGGATCGACACCGGTGTGGAGCCTCTCGTGGCGGCGCTGAGGGAGGCGACATCGCTCGCGGACGAGCGCCGGCTCGCGATGGGCCAGCGCGGCCGTGCCTACGTTGAAGAGGAACTCTCGTGGGCTCACGTCGCCGCGAAAATGCGGGAGGCGTACGTGTGGGTGCTAGAGGGGGGAGTGCGCCCCAAAGCCGTCGTGGTGACGTAG
- a CDS encoding glycosyltransferase, translating into MSDPESQRERAPRVLVLLGNAALNGQERGNIEALYAAKSVGVDALFVTHADWGHVQIQPTLDRLGLRWTSLAYAYHFTKRLRPLGWVKNLTRLVKASWGLGRIARRYEPTHIHAANQHYVLSVLPALLLMRTPLIYRLGDVPTQHHALYRFVWRWLVVPRVERFVCISEHIRESLIATGAPPYKAHVLYSYPPERPVPEHPVTLDPFDGRTVAYVGQIRPHKGVDILVEAALALCRERDDVRFVLAGSVSKQNPFALVLAGKVQAAGLADRIRFVGYLEDVPGLLVGADVHTCPSVCDEALGNVVLEAKQAGVPSVVFPDGGLPELVEHGLDGFVCRAKTAAALREGIEYYLDVDVATLGAAKEAAGVSLARRGITRPAFAQAWGSVYGIAPPDKQREHASAAEGAA; encoded by the coding sequence ATGAGTGACCCCGAGTCCCAACGGGAGCGCGCGCCGCGCGTCCTCGTCCTGCTCGGCAATGCAGCGCTAAACGGGCAGGAACGTGGCAATATCGAGGCCCTCTACGCTGCGAAGAGCGTTGGGGTAGATGCGCTTTTCGTAACTCATGCGGACTGGGGACATGTCCAGATCCAGCCTACGCTCGACCGGCTCGGGCTCCGGTGGACGTCGCTTGCGTATGCCTACCACTTTACGAAGCGGCTCCGACCGCTCGGGTGGGTGAAGAACCTCACCCGACTCGTCAAGGCGTCGTGGGGGCTGGGGCGGATCGCCCGGCGCTACGAACCGACGCACATCCACGCGGCGAATCAGCACTACGTGCTTAGCGTGCTCCCGGCGCTCCTGCTGATGAGGACGCCCCTGATATACCGCCTCGGCGACGTCCCGACGCAGCACCACGCGCTCTACCGCTTCGTGTGGCGGTGGCTCGTCGTGCCCCGCGTGGAGCGGTTCGTCTGCATCTCGGAGCACATCCGCGAGAGCCTGATCGCGACGGGCGCGCCGCCCTACAAAGCGCATGTGCTCTACAGCTATCCCCCCGAACGTCCGGTCCCGGAGCACCCCGTTACGCTCGACCCCTTCGACGGGCGGACCGTGGCGTACGTCGGGCAGATCCGGCCGCATAAAGGGGTGGATATTCTCGTCGAGGCCGCGCTTGCGCTCTGCCGCGAGCGGGACGATGTCCGGTTCGTGCTCGCAGGCTCCGTCTCGAAGCAAAACCCGTTCGCTCTCGTCCTCGCCGGGAAGGTGCAGGCCGCTGGGCTCGCCGACCGCATCCGCTTTGTCGGCTACCTCGAAGACGTGCCGGGGCTCCTCGTCGGGGCCGACGTGCACACGTGCCCCTCGGTGTGTGACGAGGCGCTCGGCAACGTGGTCCTCGAGGCGAAGCAGGCGGGCGTGCCGAGTGTGGTGTTCCCCGATGGCGGGTTGCCCGAGCTCGTCGAGCACGGCTTGGACGGGTTCGTGTGCCGGGCGAAGACGGCGGCGGCGCTGCGTGAAGGGATTGAGTATTACCTCGACGTGGATGTGGCAACGCTGGGTGCGGCGAAGGAGGCCGCGGGCGTTTCGCTCGCGCGGCGTGGCATTACGAGGCCGGCATTTGCGCAGGCCTGGGGATCGGTCTATGGGATCGCTCCCCCCGATAAACAGCGAGAGCACGCCAGCGCGGCGGAGGGAGCTGCGTGA